A single Pseudobacteroides sp. DNA region contains:
- a CDS encoding anti-sigma factor domain-containing protein, whose amino-acid sequence MSKGTILEMENDSVLVMTGDCDFINLKRKPGMFVGQQVQFTPIDIKKERKPVKFLMPLIASAAAIIFIVFLFFIFFQKSSDSGLEGIYSFVDLDINPSIELMLDKDNKVQKTLSLNDDAQKLLKGLDFNNMYLEKAITEILAKSEDLGYIDMENNHVLASVSLNDEYTYYGKDIEEQKNYIDDLVRELKISLEDKTDKYLVTKASPILKRKASKNNLSIGRQTYYESMRKNDEDITIDEAKVHDVSTMIENLRGYDNGDESDDTKTPDRVTPTAKGNLKPTSSLRASSTPNPTPKNTATPKLKPTPTAIKVVYDNNTLHISGSVKSGKVLLKWTPMEDQDFQYYKVVISKGNSKPKYPDDGYMYVITDINASSISIDKYSQYNGGDFGGKIIPGEKYYFAITAVFKNKKIHSNAVSMKYPGTPTSTPTPKPSTGQKLTAKVGSDSINLSWTPNTRSGFVYYKVVISKTNPHPVYPEDGYMWYSTNETSYVVRSSNGYNGGDFNGQLISGQKYYFSITYVYNDTKITSNTLYLTYP is encoded by the coding sequence ATGAGTAAAGGAACTATATTGGAAATGGAAAATGACAGTGTACTTGTTATGACTGGGGATTGCGATTTTATTAATTTAAAAAGAAAGCCCGGAATGTTTGTAGGTCAGCAAGTACAATTTACTCCAATTGACATCAAAAAAGAAAGAAAGCCCGTTAAATTTCTGATGCCACTGATTGCAAGTGCTGCTGCCATTATATTTATAGTTTTCCTGTTTTTTATATTCTTCCAGAAATCCTCAGATAGCGGCCTTGAAGGAATTTATTCATTTGTGGATCTTGACATCAATCCAAGCATTGAATTGATGCTTGATAAGGATAACAAAGTCCAAAAAACTCTTTCATTGAATGATGATGCCCAAAAGCTTCTAAAGGGTTTGGATTTTAATAACATGTACCTTGAAAAGGCAATTACTGAAATATTGGCAAAATCTGAGGATTTAGGCTATATAGATATGGAAAACAATCATGTTCTAGCTTCTGTTTCATTGAATGACGAATACACTTACTACGGAAAAGATATCGAAGAACAGAAGAATTATATTGATGACCTTGTTAGGGAGCTTAAAATATCTCTTGAAGACAAGACAGACAAATACTTAGTTACAAAAGCCTCTCCAATCCTTAAGAGGAAGGCTTCCAAAAACAATCTGTCAATAGGACGTCAAACATATTATGAAAGCATGAGAAAAAACGATGAAGATATAACCATCGATGAGGCAAAGGTTCACGATGTTTCAACTATGATCGAGAATTTACGCGGTTATGATAACGGGGATGAAAGTGATGATACAAAAACGCCGGACAGGGTTACACCAACAGCAAAAGGAAACTTAAAACCTACTTCGTCGTTAAGAGCTTCATCAACACCCAATCCTACACCTAAGAATACAGCAACACCCAAGCTTAAGCCCACTCCCACTGCTATAAAGGTTGTTTATGATAATAATACACTGCATATTTCAGGGTCGGTTAAAAGCGGTAAGGTTTTACTTAAATGGACACCTATGGAAGACCAAGACTTCCAATACTATAAGGTTGTAATTTCAAAGGGAAACTCAAAGCCTAAGTATCCTGATGACGGCTACATGTATGTAATAACAGATATAAATGCGTCCAGTATCAGCATAGATAAGTACTCCCAGTATAATGGGGGCGACTTTGGAGGCAAGATAATTCCTGGTGAAAAATATTACTTTGCAATAACAGCAGTTTTCAAAAACAAAAAGATACACAGCAATGCCGTTTCGATGAAATACCCCGGAACACCTACATCTACTCCTACTCCTAAGCCCAGTACAGGGCAAAAGCTTACTGCAAAGGTAGGAAGTGACAGCATAAACCTATCATGGACACCGAACACAAGGAGTGGATTTGTGTACTATAAGGTTGTTATATCCAAAACCAACCCACACCCTGTGTACCCTGAGGATGGTTATATGTGGTATTCCACAAATGAAACCTCATATGTTGTAAGAAGCTCAAACGGTTATAATGGAGGAGATTTTAACGGCCAGCTGATATCAGGTCAAAAGTACTACTTCAGCATAACATATGTGTATAATGACACAAAAATAACCTCTAATACTCTATACCTGACATATCCTTGA
- the sigI gene encoding RNA polymerase sigma-I factor → MFNIKFFKKQKQENDPLRDIIAKIHRGDFALKEKFISDYRPFILQSVSRVTGRYIDPANSEEYSVGLMAFDEAINCYDENQSRNFLNFSDQVIRRRIIDFLRKNSKAQVEYPFTYFESEENNNFEEKYLKVDYDTSTDNVEVEEEIIAFKRELMRFNISLSSLASCAPKHKDSKQLCIKLARLIADNQLLYDKFMRTGNIPITDLMKITKVYHGTVERNRKFIIAMVLIIKSNLNILQGYVRDVEGGGRYE, encoded by the coding sequence TTGTTTAATATAAAATTCTTCAAAAAACAAAAGCAGGAAAACGATCCTTTAAGAGATATAATTGCTAAAATTCATAGAGGTGACTTTGCTTTGAAAGAAAAATTCATAAGCGATTACCGTCCCTTTATACTTCAGTCAGTCTCCAGAGTCACAGGCAGGTACATAGATCCCGCTAACAGTGAAGAGTACAGTGTAGGCCTTATGGCCTTCGATGAGGCAATAAACTGTTATGACGAAAACCAAAGCAGGAACTTTTTAAACTTCTCGGATCAGGTAATACGACGAAGAATTATTGATTTTTTAAGGAAAAACAGTAAAGCCCAGGTAGAGTATCCCTTTACTTATTTCGAGAGTGAGGAAAACAATAACTTTGAGGAGAAATATCTGAAGGTGGATTATGATACATCCACAGACAATGTAGAGGTTGAAGAGGAGATAATCGCCTTCAAAAGAGAGCTTATGAGATTTAATATATCCCTCTCGTCCCTTGCTTCCTGTGCACCAAAGCATAAGGATTCAAAGCAACTTTGCATAAAACTTGCACGGCTTATTGCAGACAACCAACTTCTGTATGACAAGTTTATGCGAACGGGTAACATACCTATAACAGATCTGATGAAAATCACAAAAGTTTACCATGGCACTGTTGAACGCAATCGAAAATTTATAATAGCAATGGTGCTTATAATTAAGAGCAACCTTAATATTCTTCAAGGTTATGTTCGTGATGTGGAAGGAGGTGGAAGGTATGAGTAA
- a CDS encoding dihydroorotate dehydrogenase, whose amino-acid sequence MNNTNKKADLSVTVGGLKLNNPVIAASGTFGFGREYSEYMDLNGLGGVSVKGLTLNPRQGNKPPRIAETPAGILNSVGLQNPGVMHFIKEEIPFLRKYNTAIIANIAGNTIEDYCKMAETLQDADIDAIELNVSCPNVKQGGVAFGNTCAGISEVTKRVREYCKKPLIVKLTPNVTNIKEIAKAAEDSGADSLSLINTILGMAVDIHKRRPILAQNFGGLSGPAVKPIALRMVYEVANTVKIPVIGMGGISTGEDAVEFLLAGASAVMVGTMNFINPTACIDVVKGIEKYLDLYNISSVKDIIGTLELNDTSTGCGCGNK is encoded by the coding sequence ATGAATAATACAAATAAAAAAGCCGATCTTTCAGTTACGGTTGGTGGTCTTAAGCTAAATAATCCGGTAATAGCCGCATCGGGAACCTTTGGGTTTGGGAGAGAATACTCTGAGTATATGGACTTAAACGGCCTTGGAGGGGTTTCTGTAAAAGGTCTTACATTAAACCCAAGGCAAGGTAACAAGCCTCCAAGGATTGCTGAAACGCCAGCAGGCATACTAAACAGCGTAGGTCTTCAAAATCCTGGCGTTATGCACTTTATTAAAGAAGAAATACCATTCTTGAGAAAATACAACACAGCGATTATTGCAAATATTGCAGGAAACACCATTGAAGATTATTGTAAAATGGCAGAAACCCTTCAGGATGCGGACATAGATGCAATAGAGCTCAACGTGTCATGCCCCAACGTAAAGCAAGGCGGGGTCGCATTTGGAAATACCTGTGCAGGCATTTCAGAGGTGACAAAAAGGGTTAGGGAATATTGCAAAAAGCCTCTTATAGTCAAGCTGACACCCAATGTTACGAATATAAAGGAAATAGCTAAAGCTGCCGAGGATTCCGGTGCCGATTCCTTGTCTCTTATAAACACAATACTCGGAATGGCTGTTGACATTCATAAAAGAAGGCCCATATTGGCACAGAACTTTGGAGGGCTTTCAGGACCTGCCGTAAAACCTATTGCACTTAGAATGGTTTATGAGGTTGCTAATACGGTTAAAATCCCCGTTATCGGAATGGGTGGAATATCAACGGGAGAAGACGCTGTAGAGTTCCTGTTGGCAGGAGCAAGTGCCGTTATGGTAGGTACCATGAATTTTATAAATCCTACAGCATGCATCGATGTTGTCAAAGGAATAGAGAAATATCTTGATTTGTATAATATTAGTAGTGTAAAGGATATAATAGGAACACTAGAACTAAATGATACATCTACAGGATGTGGATGCGGGAACAAGTAG
- a CDS encoding orotate phosphoribosyltransferase, with protein sequence MNNFRDKLVSWLFETEALRVCPQDKPFWYTSGAIGPYYINTHFLYGSEEKANNLLKLIDEVKKDIIGCPGKILDKVLENYNNDKIFKELIDEMVNFIRQNQELQSCDYISGGERRDWFFSIIIAHILNKPHITIYKDLKAVLTDGGKVVTDFDIKDKKVLHIVDLINEASSYERAWIPAIKSLGGEIIWSMAVVDRMQGGSEFLESNNIKPFSMINIDKDLFKMALDSNYINKSQFDMIAAYLDNPKEAMTRFLNENPQFMKNALEGDEKTRERAKLCLDKGIYDLKG encoded by the coding sequence ATGAATAATTTCAGAGATAAACTGGTTTCATGGCTTTTTGAAACCGAAGCATTGAGGGTATGCCCTCAGGATAAGCCCTTTTGGTATACATCAGGAGCCATAGGCCCCTATTACATAAATACCCATTTTCTATATGGAAGTGAGGAAAAAGCCAACAACTTACTTAAATTGATTGATGAAGTAAAAAAGGACATCATAGGTTGCCCAGGTAAGATTTTGGATAAGGTTTTGGAAAATTATAATAACGATAAAATATTCAAAGAGCTTATTGATGAAATGGTTAACTTTATCAGGCAAAATCAAGAGCTTCAGTCCTGCGATTATATATCGGGCGGAGAAAGAAGGGACTGGTTCTTTTCCATCATAATAGCACATATATTAAACAAGCCCCATATTACAATTTATAAGGACTTGAAAGCTGTCCTTACAGATGGCGGAAAAGTTGTTACTGATTTTGATATAAAAGATAAAAAAGTCCTCCATATTGTAGACCTCATAAATGAGGCATCAAGCTATGAAAGGGCTTGGATTCCTGCTATCAAGAGCCTTGGAGGAGAAATAATATGGAGCATGGCGGTTGTAGACAGAATGCAGGGGGGATCTGAGTTTTTAGAAAGTAACAATATTAAGCCGTTTTCAATGATAAATATCGACAAAGATCTATTTAAGATGGCACTTGATTCAAATTATATAAACAAAAGCCAGTTTGATATGATTGCAGCTTATCTAGATAATCCTAAAGAGGCAATGACAAGGTTTTTAAATGAAAATCCACAGTTTATGAAGAATGCACTTGAAGGTGACGAAAAGACCAGGGAGAGGGCTAAATTATGCCTTGACAAGGGGATATACGACTTAAAAGGATAA
- a CDS encoding histidine phosphatase family protein — MKTRLIFVRHAEAEGNLYREFHGWTDSPITDKGHKQAELAAGRLRNMKIDVIYSSSLKRTLQTAQYIADIKGLPIIRTDKLKEINGGDWEGKKWDELASIWPHENETWEKKPHIHRMPNGESMEEFQERLLKEIQYIIDNNRGKNICIVTHGTAIKAMMCRFKGCELEEMVNIKWYDNTSVTVIDYEDGSYKVVMEGDASHLSREMSTIYNQEWWSQYEKQFEDRQR; from the coding sequence ATGAAAACAAGGCTGATTTTTGTAAGGCACGCAGAAGCTGAAGGGAATCTATACAGGGAGTTTCATGGATGGACTGACTCGCCCATTACCGATAAGGGCCATAAGCAGGCAGAGCTTGCGGCGGGAAGGCTTAGGAACATGAAAATTGATGTAATATACTCAAGCAGCCTCAAAAGAACCCTTCAAACAGCACAATATATAGCGGATATCAAGGGTCTTCCCATAATCAGGACGGACAAGCTGAAGGAAATAAACGGCGGAGATTGGGAAGGTAAAAAATGGGATGAGCTTGCGAGTATATGGCCTCACGAAAATGAAACATGGGAGAAAAAGCCCCATATTCACAGGATGCCAAATGGTGAATCAATGGAAGAGTTTCAAGAAAGGCTTTTAAAAGAGATTCAATATATCATTGATAACAATAGAGGTAAAAACATATGCATCGTTACCCATGGGACTGCTATAAAGGCTATGATGTGCAGATTTAAGGGCTGCGAGCTGGAAGAGATGGTCAATATAAAGTGGTACGACAACACATCGGTTACTGTTATTGATTATGAGGATGGCAGCTACAAAGTTGTGATGGAGGGTGATGCATCACATTTAAGCAGAGAAATGAGCACAATTTACAACCAGGAGTGGTGGAGTCAATACGAAAAACAATTTGAAGACAGACAGAGATAA
- a CDS encoding carbohydrate-binding protein, producing MARRFLSIMLTFIIVLASINFTTAAPVQNTDLANKLKSLNLFLGSDQGFELDKELTREQSIVMVLRLLGLEQTAKNQKIKSIFTDIPSGHWAEFYVSYAYSIGLTSGISNNRFGAGSNITANQYITYLLRSLGYEDSKGDFVWSESIDKAYSIGLISSVEFKYYKSTQSIIRDDVVAISYSALKTKLKGTEKTLIRKLVDSGIIKMDQVTAVKDNDLVLAVNSYSTPTPTATPKPTGTPTPTVTPTPITRTAFTQIEAESFNSNKGVEIATCTEGGKDIEWIENGDYAVYENIDFSNGANSFEVRYASGSTGGYVEIRLDGINGRLVGTCPISSTGGWQTWATKKIDISNTTGVHSLYLKFTGGSGYLFSLNWFRFYQTTVVPTGIAFSDNFNDGNANGWTTYNGTWKVESNKYGVSPSGEAKAVADGTNYTDFSYTADVVIGTAGNAGLIFNVSSPSNTTNGFNGYYASIDANSDKLELIRIYNGSPVTLGVAWVTINPYTVYKLKVIRVGSSIRVFLEDMSSSKIDITDGMYTSGAIGVRAIDTYAEFDNISVSYAVATPAPTVTPTPTSVYRTPDNPGYTVNGLDFKYYEGYWNELPNLNNIPVVSRSSVDNFKILTDKSNFAYSFTGYINIETSGNYTFYTRSDDGSKLYIGSRLVVDNDGRHSAKEESGSIYLAAGKHAITVDYFNRDGDDVLEVRYSGQGISKTLIPSSALFRATASPTPTSTPRPTPTSTPTPTATATATHTPTPTHTSTPTPTER from the coding sequence ATGGCAAGAAGGTTTTTATCAATCATGCTGACATTTATTATTGTGTTGGCATCCATCAATTTTACTACAGCTGCACCGGTTCAGAACACTGACCTGGCCAACAAGCTAAAAAGCCTAAACCTGTTTTTAGGAAGCGACCAGGGATTTGAGCTTGATAAGGAATTGACAAGGGAGCAGTCCATTGTCATGGTTTTAAGGCTTTTAGGTCTTGAGCAAACTGCAAAAAATCAAAAGATAAAGTCCATATTTACTGATATTCCTTCCGGTCATTGGGCAGAATTCTATGTTTCATACGCCTATTCAATAGGCTTGACCTCAGGTATCAGCAATAACAGGTTCGGTGCAGGCTCAAATATAACAGCTAACCAGTATATTACATATCTTTTGAGGTCTTTGGGATATGAGGACTCAAAAGGAGATTTTGTTTGGAGCGAGTCTATAGATAAGGCATATAGTATTGGACTTATATCATCGGTAGAATTTAAATACTACAAATCAACCCAGTCCATAATAAGGGATGATGTTGTAGCCATTTCATACAGTGCATTAAAAACAAAACTTAAAGGTACGGAGAAAACTCTAATCAGAAAGCTTGTAGATTCAGGAATTATTAAAATGGATCAGGTGACAGCAGTTAAGGATAATGATCTTGTCTTGGCTGTGAATTCCTATAGCACTCCCACACCTACAGCAACTCCAAAGCCTACGGGAACTCCGACTCCTACTGTTACACCAACGCCTATAACAAGAACAGCTTTTACACAGATAGAGGCAGAAAGCTTTAACAGCAACAAAGGTGTTGAGATAGCAACCTGTACTGAGGGCGGAAAAGATATAGAGTGGATAGAAAACGGAGATTATGCGGTATATGAAAACATTGATTTTTCAAATGGTGCCAACAGCTTTGAAGTAAGATATGCCAGCGGATCAACCGGTGGATATGTAGAAATAAGGCTAGACGGCATAAACGGCAGACTTGTGGGAACATGTCCTATCAGTTCAACAGGCGGCTGGCAGACATGGGCAACAAAGAAAATCGATATATCAAATACAACCGGTGTGCACAGCCTCTACTTGAAGTTTACAGGGGGAAGCGGTTATCTGTTCTCATTAAACTGGTTCAGATTCTATCAGACAACTGTTGTGCCTACAGGTATTGCTTTTTCCGACAATTTTAATGACGGTAATGCAAATGGCTGGACTACATACAACGGAACTTGGAAGGTTGAAAGCAACAAATATGGAGTAAGCCCTAGCGGGGAAGCAAAAGCTGTTGCTGACGGAACCAATTATACGGATTTCAGCTATACAGCAGATGTTGTTATCGGCACAGCAGGAAATGCTGGTTTGATTTTTAATGTCAGCAGTCCTTCCAATACAACCAATGGATTTAACGGTTATTATGCAAGTATTGATGCAAACAGCGACAAGCTTGAGCTTATAAGGATTTACAACGGCTCACCTGTTACATTAGGTGTTGCTTGGGTTACTATAAATCCATATACAGTATACAAGCTCAAAGTTATAAGAGTGGGGAGTTCCATCAGGGTATTTCTAGAGGATATGTCCTCATCCAAAATCGATATAACAGACGGTATGTATACCTCGGGTGCCATAGGAGTAAGAGCAATTGACACTTATGCCGAGTTTGATAATATCTCTGTAAGCTATGCTGTTGCTACACCAGCTCCAACGGTTACACCAACACCTACATCAGTATACAGAACCCCTGATAATCCCGGGTACACTGTAAATGGACTTGATTTTAAGTATTATGAGGGATATTGGAACGAACTGCCTAACCTTAACAACATACCTGTGGTTTCTCGCAGTTCAGTGGATAATTTTAAAATATTAACGGATAAATCAAACTTTGCATACTCCTTTACAGGCTATATAAATATTGAAACAAGCGGAAATTATACATTCTATACTAGGTCAGATGATGGAAGCAAGCTGTATATAGGAAGCAGGCTAGTGGTTGACAACGATGGAAGACACTCTGCAAAGGAAGAAAGCGGATCTATTTACCTGGCTGCAGGTAAACATGCCATTACTGTTGACTATTTTAACAGAGACGGAGATGATGTTTTGGAAGTCAGGTACTCAGGACAAGGAAT